In Deltaproteobacteria bacterium, a genomic segment contains:
- the glnE gene encoding bifunctional [glutamate--ammonia ligase]-adenylyl-L-tyrosine phosphorylase/[glutamate--ammonia-ligase] adenylyltransferase, whose protein sequence is MNPIPRAGKSAPTADRLREIGVRDTARALSLLSDLLQRLPREHAGWESIYRAAAVAPDPDLFFLNLSRWFDSLPGAILTRAFARDDLLPLIGALLGGSEFIPEQIARRPEIFEFLFLEDGVLRRPGPEALGREALAAADRCVTEEELKADLRRMKHREVARIAARDLSGVAPLPEVTEDLSRLASAALEGAIRFSRRALDARLGAPVAFLPDGTRRPGRFVVMGMGKLGALELNFSSDIDIVYLYETDQGETEGAARSVSLHEYFIRLGEAVTRIVSEATEDGFVFRVDLRLRPEGTRGELANSLRSAEIYYESWGQTWERAALIKACPVAGDLSLGEEFLRSVVPFVYRKYLDFTAIEEIKGMKDRINLATARSLRSDRDVKLGLGGIREIEFFAQAHQLIYGGKEPKLRRRGTVETISDLSRMGIVTEEEREGLAAAYDFLRRLEHRIQAHRERQTHVLPQREEDLSRLARAMGLADPPALLSALDRHAAVVHGIYSRLFGGARREESPGIPAEIEALFLHGRAEEDAPALLARLGFRDVEAAQRSLDVLRHGPPHVRIPQRARHYLDKIGPEILHRVAMSPDPDLALTHVERFLYAIGARTMFYALLYEKPKVIEALVRLFGSSRFLSGFLLRHPELLDTFLGTDLSALVKSKSDLRTGLADALTGCDDFEQELDELRRFKNLETLRIGIHDMTGSLSLEEGMFQLSALAEVLLSQALLLAIREVRRRFGVAMEAATGAEAFFCVLGMGKLGSEELSYHSDLDIIFLYSGPGESGKLSNHEYFAKVAQRMISILTTSTREGLVYRLDTRLRPSGNAGPLVSSLEAFERYHAESAHLWERQALLKCRFVAGDRDFGKRVEEKIRGFIYERPLPPNAAEEIHRLRMRMEQELGRERGDRLNLKVGRGGVVDVEFAAQYLQLLHGGSHPAVRARGTLKALYELQRAGIVTLEQYKVLDEGYRFLRSLDVRLRLAHDASIDSFDPQWLEPERLERYRKETDRIRKVYLELLGLPGSV, encoded by the coding sequence TTGAACCCGATTCCCCGCGCAGGAAAAAGCGCGCCCACCGCCGATCGCCTCCGGGAGATCGGCGTTCGGGACACGGCGCGCGCCCTGTCGCTGCTCTCCGACCTCCTGCAACGCCTTCCGCGGGAGCATGCGGGATGGGAAAGCATTTACCGCGCCGCCGCCGTCGCGCCCGACCCGGACCTTTTCTTTCTCAACCTGTCGCGGTGGTTCGATTCCCTTCCCGGCGCGATCCTTACGCGGGCGTTCGCCCGCGACGACCTTCTTCCGCTGATCGGGGCGCTGCTGGGGGGCTCGGAATTCATCCCGGAGCAGATCGCCAGGCGACCGGAGATCTTCGAGTTCCTCTTCCTCGAGGACGGGGTGCTTCGGCGTCCCGGGCCGGAAGCGCTGGGGCGGGAGGCCCTGGCGGCCGCGGACCGGTGCGTGACGGAAGAGGAGCTGAAAGCGGACCTGCGCCGGATGAAGCACCGGGAGGTCGCCCGGATCGCGGCGCGCGACCTCTCCGGCGTCGCCCCCCTTCCCGAGGTCACGGAGGATCTTTCCCGGCTGGCGTCGGCGGCGCTCGAAGGGGCGATCCGCTTCTCCCGCCGGGCGCTCGACGCGCGCCTCGGCGCGCCGGTCGCGTTCCTTCCCGACGGAACGCGACGCCCTGGGCGATTCGTCGTGATGGGGATGGGGAAGCTGGGGGCGCTCGAGCTGAACTTCAGCTCCGACATCGACATCGTCTATCTCTACGAAACGGACCAGGGGGAAACGGAAGGGGCCGCGCGATCCGTTTCGCTGCACGAATATTTCATCCGGTTGGGCGAGGCGGTCACGCGGATCGTTTCGGAAGCGACGGAGGACGGGTTCGTCTTCCGGGTGGACCTGCGGCTGCGCCCGGAGGGGACGCGCGGGGAGCTCGCCAACTCGCTGCGCTCCGCCGAGATCTACTACGAGTCGTGGGGGCAGACGTGGGAGCGCGCGGCGCTCATCAAGGCGTGCCCCGTGGCGGGGGACCTCTCCCTCGGGGAGGAGTTCCTCCGGTCCGTCGTTCCTTTCGTCTACCGCAAGTACCTCGACTTCACGGCGATCGAGGAGATCAAGGGGATGAAGGACCGGATCAACCTCGCGACGGCGCGGTCCCTTCGGTCTGACCGGGATGTGAAGCTGGGCCTCGGGGGGATCAGGGAGATCGAGTTCTTCGCCCAGGCGCACCAGCTGATCTACGGGGGGAAGGAGCCGAAGCTCCGGCGGCGCGGCACGGTGGAGACGATTTCCGACCTGTCGCGGATGGGAATCGTGACGGAAGAGGAGCGGGAGGGGCTTGCGGCCGCCTACGACTTCCTGCGCCGTCTCGAGCACCGCATCCAGGCGCACCGGGAGCGGCAGACACACGTCCTGCCACAACGGGAGGAGGACCTCTCGCGGCTTGCGCGGGCGATGGGCCTCGCCGACCCCCCGGCGCTGCTCTCCGCGCTCGACCGCCACGCGGCGGTCGTTCACGGGATCTACTCCCGGCTCTTCGGCGGCGCGCGGCGCGAGGAGTCCCCGGGGATCCCGGCGGAGATTGAGGCGCTCTTCCTGCATGGCCGCGCGGAGGAAGATGCGCCCGCGCTGCTCGCCCGGCTCGGCTTCCGCGACGTCGAGGCGGCGCAGAGGAGCCTGGACGTCCTTCGGCATGGCCCTCCCCACGTCCGGATCCCCCAGCGCGCGCGCCACTACCTGGACAAGATCGGGCCCGAGATCCTCCACCGCGTCGCGATGAGCCCCGACCCCGACCTCGCGCTTACCCACGTGGAGCGGTTCCTCTACGCCATCGGGGCGCGGACGATGTTCTACGCGCTCCTGTACGAGAAGCCGAAGGTCATCGAGGCGCTCGTGCGCCTGTTCGGAAGCAGCCGCTTCCTTTCCGGTTTCCTGCTGCGCCACCCGGAGCTGCTGGACACGTTTCTGGGGACAGACCTCTCCGCGTTGGTCAAGTCGAAGTCCGATCTGCGCACCGGCCTCGCGGATGCGCTGACGGGGTGCGACGACTTCGAGCAGGAGCTGGACGAGCTGCGGCGCTTCAAGAACCTTGAGACGCTGCGGATCGGCATTCACGACATGACGGGGAGCCTGTCGCTGGAGGAGGGGATGTTCCAGCTCTCCGCGCTGGCGGAGGTCCTTCTCTCCCAGGCGCTGCTCCTTGCGATCCGTGAAGTGCGGCGTCGCTTCGGCGTCGCCATGGAGGCGGCCACGGGGGCGGAGGCGTTCTTCTGCGTCCTCGGGATGGGGAAGCTCGGGTCGGAGGAGCTCTCCTACCACAGCGACCTCGACATCATCTTCCTTTACTCGGGCCCGGGGGAGAGCGGCAAACTTTCCAACCACGAATATTTCGCCAAGGTCGCCCAGCGGATGATCTCGATCCTCACGACCTCGACGCGGGAGGGGCTCGTCTACCGCCTCGACACACGGCTGCGCCCCTCGGGGAACGCGGGTCCGCTCGTCTCCTCGCTCGAGGCCTTCGAGCGGTACCACGCGGAATCGGCGCACCTGTGGGAGAGGCAGGCGCTGTTGAAGTGCCGGTTCGTCGCGGGGGACCGCGACTTCGGAAAAAGAGTGGAGGAGAAGATTCGGGGATTCATCTACGAACGCCCCCTGCCGCCGAACGCGGCGGAGGAGATCCACCGGCTTCGGATGCGGATGGAGCAGGAGCTGGGCCGGGAACGGGGGGACCGCCTGAACCTGAAGGTGGGGCGTGGTGGCGTGGTGGACGTGGAGTTCGCGGCGCAGTACCTGCAGCTTCTCCATGGCGGCTCGCACCCCGCGGTGCGGGCGCGGGGCACCCTGAAGGCGCTCTACGAACTGCAGCGCGCGGGGATCGTCACGCTCGAACAGTACAAGGTGCTGGACGAGGGGTACCGCTTCCTCCGGTCCCTGGACGTCCGGCTGCGGCTGGCGCACGACGCATCGATCGACAGCTTCGACCCGCAGTGGCTGGAGCCGGAACGGCTGGAACGGTACCGGAAGGAAACGGACAGGATCCGGAAGGTGTACCTGGAACTGCTGGGGTTGCCGGGTTCGGTCTAG